A single region of the Brassica rapa cultivar Chiifu-401-42 chromosome A03, CAAS_Brap_v3.01, whole genome shotgun sequence genome encodes:
- the LOC103860600 gene encoding autophagy-related protein 3 isoform X2, with protein sequence MKHTKARWRDSQVLVRPRPSRRRESSASASSSSPAIISSPSALPGLVPCLRRAASVAEEYEAAGGEVLVDDEDDDGWLATHGKPKDKGSEDENLPSMDALDINEKRGIRSIPTYFGAEEEDDDIPDMEEFDEADNMVENDPATYLVAHEPDDDNILRTRTYDISITYDKYFQTPRVWLTGYDESRMLLQPELVMEDVSQDHARKTVTIEDHPHLPGKHASVHPCRHGAVMKKIIDVLMSRGVEPEVDKYLFLFLKFMASVIPTIEYDYTMDFDLGSSST encoded by the exons ATGAAGCATACAAAGGCACGGTGGAGAGATTCACAGGTCCTCGTACGACCTCGGCCTTCAAGGAGAAGGGAGTCCTCAGCGTCAGCGAGTTCGTCCTCGCCGGCGATAATCTCGTCTCCAAGTGCCCTACCTGGTCTTG TACCTTGTCTACGGAGAGCTGCATCTGTGGCAGAGGAATACGAAGCTGCGGGAGGGGAAGTGTtggttgatgatgaagatgatgatggttGGCTGGCAACTCATGGGAAACCCAAAG ATAAAGGCAGTGAAGATGAGAACTTGCCGTCCATGGATGCCTTGGATATAAACGAGAAAAGAGGTATACGATCAATACCTACCTATTTTGGAGCtgaggaggaggatgatgatATTCCAGATATGGAAGAGTTTGATGAGGCTGACAATATGGTGGAAAATGATCCG GCAACTTATCTTGTGGCTCATGAACCTGATGACGATAACATTCTCCGAACTCGTACATATGATATCAGCATAAC GTATGATAAGTATTTCCAAACTCCTCGTGTTTGGCTGACCGGTTATGATGAG TCAAGGATGCTGCTGCAACCTGAACTTGTAATGGAGGATGTAAGCCAAGACCATGCTCGTAAGACG GTGACAATTGAAGATCATCCACACTTGCCTGGGAAACATGCTTCAGTCCATCCATGTCGACATGGAGCTGTTATGAAGAAGATCATTGATGTATTAATGTCGCGTGGAGTAGAACCTGAAGTTGACAA GTACCTATTCCTGTTCTTGAAGTTCATGGCATCAGTTATTCCAACGATCGAGTATGATTACACAATGGACTTTGATCTCGGTAGCTCAAGCACCTAA
- the LOC103860600 gene encoding autophagy-related protein 3 isoform X1, giving the protein MFTQKLHEAYKGTVERFTGPRTTSAFKEKGVLSVSEFVLAGDNLVSKCPTWSWESGDPSKRKSYLPTEKQFLITRNVPCLRRAASVAEEYEAAGGEVLVDDEDDDGWLATHGKPKDKGSEDENLPSMDALDINEKRGIRSIPTYFGAEEEDDDIPDMEEFDEADNMVENDPATYLVAHEPDDDNILRTRTYDISITYDKYFQTPRVWLTGYDESRMLLQPELVMEDVSQDHARKTVTIEDHPHLPGKHASVHPCRHGAVMKKIIDVLMSRGVEPEVDKYLFLFLKFMASVIPTIEYDYTMDFDLGSSST; this is encoded by the exons ATGTTTACGCAGAAGCTTCATGAAGCATACAAAGGCACGGTGGAGAGATTCACAGGTCCTCGTACGACCTCGGCCTTCAAGGAGAAGGGAGTCCTCAGCGTCAGCGAGTTCGTCCTCGCCGGCGATAATCTCGTCTCCAAGTGCCCTACCTGGTCTTG GGAATCTGGTGACCCAAGCAAGAGGAAGTCATACTTACCCACCGAGAAACAGTTTTTGATTACTAGAAATG TACCTTGTCTACGGAGAGCTGCATCTGTGGCAGAGGAATACGAAGCTGCGGGAGGGGAAGTGTtggttgatgatgaagatgatgatggttGGCTGGCAACTCATGGGAAACCCAAAG ATAAAGGCAGTGAAGATGAGAACTTGCCGTCCATGGATGCCTTGGATATAAACGAGAAAAGAGGTATACGATCAATACCTACCTATTTTGGAGCtgaggaggaggatgatgatATTCCAGATATGGAAGAGTTTGATGAGGCTGACAATATGGTGGAAAATGATCCG GCAACTTATCTTGTGGCTCATGAACCTGATGACGATAACATTCTCCGAACTCGTACATATGATATCAGCATAAC GTATGATAAGTATTTCCAAACTCCTCGTGTTTGGCTGACCGGTTATGATGAG TCAAGGATGCTGCTGCAACCTGAACTTGTAATGGAGGATGTAAGCCAAGACCATGCTCGTAAGACG GTGACAATTGAAGATCATCCACACTTGCCTGGGAAACATGCTTCAGTCCATCCATGTCGACATGGAGCTGTTATGAAGAAGATCATTGATGTATTAATGTCGCGTGGAGTAGAACCTGAAGTTGACAA GTACCTATTCCTGTTCTTGAAGTTCATGGCATCAGTTATTCCAACGATCGAGTATGATTACACAATGGACTTTGATCTCGGTAGCTCAAGCACCTAA